The Aedes albopictus strain Foshan chromosome 2, AalbF5, whole genome shotgun sequence region GACGTTCTCGTTGGGGTTGAACACCAAGTTGGCAGGGCAGGGCATGTGATGCTTGCGTTCTCCTTCGCACATGAAATAGTGGGTACAGTCGCTCTTGTCCGGATGGTAGCTGATGTGGCCATCTTCCTCGGCGCAAACGACTTCGTTGGCTGTTGGAAGAAAGGGAAGACCCATAAATTTCTGTGCTACACCCAAACTTCTAGTAGAATATTTACTGCCCAAAATTCTAAAACCCTATGATATAATCCTATGGAATTCCCCCTAGAACTCCACTAAATCCTTCGCATCCAATCGTCTCCGAAATCAATACTCCCGCCAAACGACTTTGTAATCGTCCTTAAATCCACGGAGAATACTTTAGAACCCCTTGAATTTCCATGAATTACCCCAGAGATCCCACAGATAAAACACCCTgaaaatctcctggaacttcCAGGAGCATATTCTCTGAAACATTCCCATGAAATCCCATGAACTCCGTATATCCTCTCAACCAACCGTGAAGTCATCCTAAATTTGTTTGGGAAACCCTTGAAGCCATCTGCTGGAATACCTTTATATTCTACTTGAAACCCCTCAAAACCCCTTGAACCCACTTGGGAAATGGCCTAAAGTTTCTTCAAAATCCTGGTGAAGactaattcctttgaaaacctcTAATGAAACCCCCTGTGAAATCTTTCCCTTGAAACATCTGTGAAGCCATCTCTGGAGCACCTTGGAACGCCTCTGGAGTCCTTGTGAGGCTCCCAGAAACCCCCCGCGAATGCCCTGAAAGCCCCTTAACTCCCATTGATGTCTTCATCTTTTATTCTAATTTACCTATCAGAAGACCGGATCCAAAGGTACGATATCCTCCATTTGTTTTACCTAACGTTTAAATCGGGACAAACCCATGCAAAACCCTTTTGATGAAACTCCATTCCAAAACCCCCTACTAAACACCTTGAAACTAAACTGAATTTTCCTTCTATATTCCTTTTCAAACTCCTCTGACACCACCCGGAAAATCCCTGAATCTCCTTGGTACCCCTCCTGACACATTTTTGAAACACCCATTGAACACCCTTAAAACCATctgctgaaaccccctgaaatctagTATCTCTCGCCAAAAGCCATCTTCGAGTTTTCTCTGAAAAACCCCAGAATCCATATCCCTGAAACCTCTCTGGTGCTCCCATGAAATCTCGCTGAAttttcctgaaacctcctgattcCCTGTTGAGTTACATGAATCAATGTAAAACGATGTGGTACTCGGAACGAAGCCCCGAAATTTCTCTTAAGTATGTCTGTAActtctctgaaactccctgaaatcccccATAAAATCACCTGAAGTTCCTTTGAAACTTTTCTAAATCTTGAAGCGCATCAGAATACTCCCTACTAAAACCTGCTGGACCTTTTCAGAAATCTTCCTTCTGGTTCACCTACTCCCCTATGAAGTTCTATAAAATCCTTCCAAATATCCTCTGGAGTCCTCCCAAAACCCTCCAGAGACCTTTTTTAAACACATCAGATGAATTGAACTCCTTTCTGGTATACACAACTGAAGGTTTGACCATCGGATTAATACTTACGATCCTTGGTGGTGTAGGCTCCACGTGGTCCGTACGACTCGTAAGGTCCGTCGTACTCCAGCTGCACCTTGTAGTCTTTGAGTTCTTCGTTCAGCACGTTCAACAGTGGGAACTTGCCGGCTCCGCAGCGACCAGAGAAGTCATCCATATCGACAGACCAGACCATGATTCCACCGAAACCCATGTCTTTCAACCATTCCATCTGTATGGATCAGGAAAAAGAGGCACTTTTGAAGACTTCTGCTCAGATCAACATCCCACCCCGCTCATACCTTTGTCTTGAGGGATCGCTCGTCGTCGAATCCGACCCACTGGTCTTGGCGGTAGGCAAATGGCACCTGTTGTTCCGAGTCCCACACCAGCGTTGTATTGTCCACTCCCAGGAAGGCGCAGATTTCGTAGTAGCTCAGGAATCCAGCCTCGTTGGTGAACTTTCCAGGTAAACCACCTCCGGAAGCCGGAGCGCCGATGTCGAACTGTGTCTGGTTAACCAACGTGAAGGATCGTCCATAGGTAGGCATACCGATCAACAGCTTCTCCTTGGGAGCTCCCTGTTTAACCCATTCGCGAGCGCTGAAGTCCACAGTCAGCTTCTTCTGGTAGGTGGAGGCGGTGTCCAGCGGGTACAGCGGAGAATTGTGTCCAACCTGGCGTTCCCATTGTCCGTGGAAATCGTAAGTCATAACGTTGATGAAGTCAAGGTACTTGGAAATCTCCGGAACATCGTATCCAGCAGCGATGGCTTCAAACGAGGCAGGGACAGCAGCCGTCAGCAGCAGCCGGGGTTGTCCAGCGGTCTTGGCCTCACCCTCGAAGGCGATACGCAGTTCACGCAGCAAGTCAACATAGGCCTTACGATCGTCCGCCCCACGAGGGTACTCCCAGTCGACATCCAAGCCGTTGAACTGATACTCACGTAGGAATTCGATAGCTTCATACACAAACTGGTTCATGCGGAACACATTTGAGGTCAACTCTTTGAACGGAGTAGATCCGAAGGCCCATCCTCCGATAGCCAGAAGGATCTGCAGATCAGGGTTCTTCTCACGCAGGGCAATAACCTCATCGTACATGTCCGGATCGTTCTCGTTGGCTTCGGTCAATTTGTGATCCTTCAGCGTAGCGAAAGCGTAGACAACGTGCGTGCACAGCTTGGCATCAATATCCTTGGGTTCGAACTTTCCGGCACCAGGGCGCTTAGCGGACCAACTGGTCAGATAACAGAAGACTTGTCCTGGACGAGCTGTGAAAGAGAGGGTCTGTTAAAATCTGTTTAGGAATTTGATGCAGTGGAGAGATATTACAATTCTTCTCGATGGTAGCCAATCCTTGCTTGATGATCTTCTTTTGCGGTTTCTGGACCTTCTTCAGCACTTCATCGACGGAAATCTTGATCGGTGCCGGTTTCTCTTCCTCCTGTAAAGAGACAACCATAAATCAGTACGTTACTACAACATCCCTAACCACCACAAACTCACCTTCTCCTGAATAGTAGCAGCGACCTCAGACCAGTTGACGTCCTTGGCTTCCTTGCCTCGGCTGACACCTCGCAGCTCCTCGCGCATAGCTCCAATCAGCGGGTACTTGACGTTTCCACCGCACACAGTTCCGCTGAAGTCATCCATGTCCACGGTCCACACCATAGCCCCGGCGAATCCGTTCGTCTTGATCCAGGTCATCTTGTTACGGATCGAACGTTCATCGTCAAAACCAACCCACTGATCCCCATCAACCATGTACGGAACCTTCATCTCCTCGTCCCAAATGTACGCAGCACCGTTCAACAGCATTTCGCAAATTTCGTAATAGGCCAAGAATCCAGATTCCTTCGTATATTCTCCAGCCTTACCACCACCGCTAGCCGGCGAGTTGACCTTGTATCGATCAGTGTTGGACAGCGTAAAGGATCGTCCATACGTAGGCATACCGATGACCAGTTTGTCCTTGGGAGCACCCAACTTAACCCACAAAGCTGCAGCGTAGTCTACCGACAATTGCTTACGCCATTCCGAGTCCGAGGATGGAGCGTACAGAGGAGCATTGTGTCCAGTTTCGCGTTCCCATTTTCCGTGGAAATCGTACGCCATCAGGTTGATGAAGTCCAGATAGCTAGCCACGGCTGGAACGTCATATCCTCCACGAACATTGTCCGGACCAACTGGGACAGCAGCGGTCAGCAACAGCCTCTGTTGACGGATTTCCTGAGATTCAGCCTCGAAAGCCTCACGCAACTCCTTCAGCAGCAACACGAAGTTCTTCTTGTCATCCGAACCCTTCGGGTACtcccaatccatatccaatccgtCGAAGTTACGCTGCCGCAGGAACGGAATAGCTGAGTAGATGAAGGTCTGACGCGCATACCGGGTAGCGGACATTTCCTTGAACTTCTGGGTTCCAAACGACCAACCACCGATGGCCAAAAGGATCTTCAGTTTAGGGTTGGCCTTCTTCAGTGTCATCATCCGATCGTACAGACCGGTCTTACCGTCTTTGGTTTCATCGTTGCTCTCAAACGAGCTGAGCTTGCCCTTCTTGAGCCAACC contains the following coding sequences:
- the LOC109420237 gene encoding probable chitinase 10 isoform X2 encodes the protein MLTPRILRIAIVLCIIVAIFSQTTDSAQTKRRIRRPTSLKSTTVKQSVEDNQIPVKKVAQDRSDQAPASATNRFRVRSKTRGGLAAGAAAGGAAAIIAGASTNALVTKKVQDKDGYKIVCYYTNWSQYRTKLGKFVPEDIPADLCTHVIFAFGWLKKGKLSSFESNDETKDGKTGLYDRMMTLKKANPKLKILLAIGGWSFGTQKFKEMSATRYARQTFIYSAIPFLRQRNFDGLDMDWEYPKGSDDKKNFVLLLKELREAFEAESQEIRQQRLLLTAAVPVGPDNVRGGYDVPAVASYLDFINLMAYDFHGKWERETGHNAPLYAPSSDSEWRKQLSVDYAAALWVKLGAPKDKLVIGMPTYGRSFTLSNTDRYKVNSPASGGGKAGEYTKESGFLAYYEICEMLLNGAAYIWDEEMKVPYMVDGDQWVGFDDERSIRNKMTWIKTNGFAGAMVWTVDMDDFSGTVCGGNVKYPLIGAMREELRGVSRGKEAKDVNWSEVAATIQEKEEEKPAPIKISVDEVLKKVQKPQKKIIKQGLATIEKNSRPGQVFCYLTSWSAKRPGAGKFEPKDIDAKLCTHVVYAFATLKDHKLTEANENDPDMYDEVIALREKNPDLQILLAIGGWAFGSTPFKELTSNVFRMNQFVYEAIEFLREYQFNGLDVDWEYPRGADDRKAYVDLLRELRIAFEGEAKTAGQPRLLLTAAVPASFEAIAAGYDVPEISKYLDFINVMTYDFHGQWERQVGHNSPLYPLDTASTYQKKLTVDFSAREWVKQGAPKEKLLIGMPTYGRSFTLVNQTQFDIGAPASGGGLPGKFTNEAGFLSYYEICAFLGVDNTTLVWDSEQQVPFAYRQDQWVGFDDERSLKTKMEWLKDMGFGGIMVWSVDMDDFSGRCGAGKFPLLNVLNEELKDYKVQLEYDGPYESYGPRGAYTTKDPNEVVCAEEDGHISYHPDKSDCTHYFMCEGERKHHMPCPANLVFNPNENVCDWPENVEGCQQHTQSPPAA
- the LOC109420237 gene encoding probable chitinase 10 isoform X1, coding for MAATIRTFSTPFTLTPRILRIAIVLCIIVAIFSQTTDSAQTKRRIRRPTSLKSTTVKQSVEDNQIPVKKVAQDRSDQAPASATNRFRVRSKTRGGLAAGAAAGGAAAIIAGASTNALVTKKVQDKDGYKIVCYYTNWSQYRTKLGKFVPEDIPADLCTHVIFAFGWLKKGKLSSFESNDETKDGKTGLYDRMMTLKKANPKLKILLAIGGWSFGTQKFKEMSATRYARQTFIYSAIPFLRQRNFDGLDMDWEYPKGSDDKKNFVLLLKELREAFEAESQEIRQQRLLLTAAVPVGPDNVRGGYDVPAVASYLDFINLMAYDFHGKWERETGHNAPLYAPSSDSEWRKQLSVDYAAALWVKLGAPKDKLVIGMPTYGRSFTLSNTDRYKVNSPASGGGKAGEYTKESGFLAYYEICEMLLNGAAYIWDEEMKVPYMVDGDQWVGFDDERSIRNKMTWIKTNGFAGAMVWTVDMDDFSGTVCGGNVKYPLIGAMREELRGVSRGKEAKDVNWSEVAATIQEKEEEKPAPIKISVDEVLKKVQKPQKKIIKQGLATIEKNSRPGQVFCYLTSWSAKRPGAGKFEPKDIDAKLCTHVVYAFATLKDHKLTEANENDPDMYDEVIALREKNPDLQILLAIGGWAFGSTPFKELTSNVFRMNQFVYEAIEFLREYQFNGLDVDWEYPRGADDRKAYVDLLRELRIAFEGEAKTAGQPRLLLTAAVPASFEAIAAGYDVPEISKYLDFINVMTYDFHGQWERQVGHNSPLYPLDTASTYQKKLTVDFSAREWVKQGAPKEKLLIGMPTYGRSFTLVNQTQFDIGAPASGGGLPGKFTNEAGFLSYYEICAFLGVDNTTLVWDSEQQVPFAYRQDQWVGFDDERSLKTKMEWLKDMGFGGIMVWSVDMDDFSGRCGAGKFPLLNVLNEELKDYKVQLEYDGPYESYGPRGAYTTKDPNEVVCAEEDGHISYHPDKSDCTHYFMCEGERKHHMPCPANLVFNPNENVCDWPENVEGCQQHTQSPPAA